A genomic segment from Mucilaginibacter terrenus encodes:
- a CDS encoding tetratricopeptide repeat protein, producing the protein MRYILLLLFCALNLTASAQWWRGDFKKHPRLPLITAQPKSYSAKRLIKSTTNIKLPGFKIARSAYNLNVCENLVMREAQHHMRFREYAMASYNFSDLALLYVQENRLSEAKWYFLQSILISKNQSDNPHTINSLISLAMIKADLGDLEQAQQDLTEARKIAELANRTDDVKRIDSKIRFVQSNKIWLPKTDLRYADNAEVVVKTK; encoded by the coding sequence ATGAGATACATACTTTTACTCCTCTTCTGCGCACTAAACCTTACTGCATCTGCACAATGGTGGCGCGGCGACTTCAAAAAACACCCGCGTTTGCCCTTAATTACAGCTCAACCAAAAAGCTATTCGGCAAAGCGTTTAATTAAGTCAACTACCAACATAAAGCTTCCGGGTTTCAAAATAGCGCGTTCTGCTTATAATCTAAACGTATGCGAGAACCTGGTGATGCGCGAAGCGCAGCACCATATGCGCTTCAGGGAATATGCAATGGCGAGTTACAACTTCAGCGACCTGGCTTTATTATATGTTCAGGAGAACCGCCTTTCCGAAGCTAAGTGGTATTTCCTGCAAAGCATCCTTATCTCCAAAAACCAAAGCGACAACCCACACACCATTAACAGCCTTATAAGCCTGGCCATGATAAAGGCTGACCTTGGCGACCTGGAGCAAGCACAGCAGGACCTTACAGAGGCCCGCAAAATTGCTGAGCTGGCCAACCGTACCGATGACGTCAAAAGGATTGACAGCAAGATCCGGTTTGTTCAGAGCAACAAAATCTGGCTCCCGAAAACTGACTTGCGCTATGCTGATAACGCGGAAGTAGTTGTTAAGACGAAGTAA
- a CDS encoding ATP-binding SpoIIE family protein phosphatase codes for MVDATHISFDVSDRSYYAILKKAVHALALNAAFPEKRIAELDIIVAEITSNLHKYADGGEILLAHFAEQGKEFIELICIDNGPGINDVNRVMADGYSTTNTMGHGLGSIKRLSDEFDIYSQKGWGTILYSRVYKTAPPAKNRIKNTLLLSPIVVSKPGETTSGDGFSIKITEQYIKLMLADGLGHGPEANFAVNEAAKAFKVCPLHSPTEIIRYLHSSVRKTRGMVATIVVVDITTRKLSIAGVGNISAKLSGPAMSKSHLAYNGIIGHNVPNTMNDQVLDLADYNQLVLCSDGMRSRWEVNKLPAIVRSSITVQAAAIYKDFARRTDDMSVVIARFN; via the coding sequence ATGGTTGATGCCACGCACATTAGCTTTGATGTCTCAGACAGGAGCTACTACGCAATTCTGAAAAAAGCCGTACACGCGCTTGCGCTAAACGCCGCGTTCCCCGAGAAACGGATTGCCGAACTGGATATTATTGTAGCAGAGATAACCTCTAACCTGCATAAGTATGCCGACGGCGGTGAGATACTGCTTGCGCATTTTGCGGAGCAGGGTAAAGAGTTTATAGAGTTGATATGTATTGATAATGGCCCCGGGATAAACGATGTGAACAGGGTAATGGCCGACGGCTATTCTACCACAAACACAATGGGCCATGGGTTGGGTAGCATAAAACGCCTTTCGGACGAATTTGATATATATTCGCAAAAAGGTTGGGGTACCATTCTTTACAGCAGGGTTTATAAAACCGCGCCGCCCGCTAAAAACAGGATTAAGAATACGTTGTTGCTTTCGCCCATTGTAGTTTCCAAGCCGGGTGAAACCACCAGTGGCGATGGGTTTTCAATTAAAATAACGGAACAATATATAAAGCTGATGCTTGCTGATGGATTGGGGCATGGCCCTGAGGCTAATTTTGCCGTTAACGAAGCCGCTAAAGCTTTTAAGGTATGTCCGCTGCATTCCCCTACAGAGATCATCAGGTACCTGCATAGCTCGGTACGTAAAACACGTGGCATGGTGGCCACTATTGTAGTGGTTGATATAACCACCCGGAAGCTGAGCATAGCAGGGGTAGGTAATATATCAGCCAAGCTTTCCGGCCCTGCAATGTCAAAAAGCCACCTGGCATATAATGGCATAATCGGCCATAACGTGCCCAATACCATGAACGACCAGGTACTTGACCTGGCCGACTACAACCAGCTGGTGCTATGTTCTGACGGGATGCGCTCGCGGTGGGAAGTTAATAAATTACCAGCCATTGTCCGCAGCAGCATAACTGTACAGGCTGCCGCTATTTATAAAGATTTTGCACGCAGAACGGACGACATGTCTGTTGTTATTGCCAGATTTAATTGA
- a CDS encoding STAS domain-containing protein, with the protein MDRIPILRMGQFLLVTIQVDLYDRLALDLEADLVKAVSKTGARGILIDISAVSIVDSFMGRIIGNIGVMSKLLDAETVVVGMQPAVAITLVELGLPLKGVYTALNVERGMDLLKSKIQFEDETIDQEDDNSDDLPE; encoded by the coding sequence ATGGATAGAATTCCTATTTTAAGAATGGGCCAGTTTTTACTGGTAACTATACAGGTTGATCTGTATGACAGGCTTGCGCTTGACCTTGAGGCCGACCTCGTTAAGGCCGTGAGCAAAACCGGTGCCCGCGGAATCCTTATAGATATATCGGCGGTAAGTATCGTCGATTCTTTTATGGGCCGCATTATTGGCAACATAGGGGTTATGTCTAAGCTGCTGGATGCAGAAACGGTTGTTGTTGGCATGCAGCCGGCTGTTGCTATTACGCTTGTAGAACTTGGCCTGCCGTTAAAAGGGGTCTACACCGCTCTTAATGTCGAGCGCGGCATGGATCTATTGAAATCAAAGATTCAGTTTGAAGATGAAACAATAGACCAGGAAGATGATAACAGCGACGATCTCCCTGAATAA
- a CDS encoding cyanophycinase, translated as MSPKGKLVIIGGAVDMGSNVSVLEHIMQPQYIKFFEKGILRRIINESAKQEASIVEVITTASQIPNLVGNEYIKAFNQLNVKHVDVLHIKSREDASSPEYLDRISRADVVMFSGGDQLRLTAIFGGTQFLQIVKRRYNEENFVIAGTSAGAAAASTHMIYRGQSNEALIKGEVQITAGLGFIDSVIVDTHFVQRGRIGRLLYAVATNPGILGIGLGEDAGLLITEGSMMEAIGSGLIMLVDGTNMVETNIYDVEIGAPVSIENLKVHVMSIFDKYDLMQHRLLIKKAIKVEEGEFITAPDNNDLQ; from the coding sequence ATGAGCCCTAAAGGAAAACTGGTTATAATTGGCGGCGCTGTGGATATGGGCAGTAACGTGAGCGTGCTGGAACATATAATGCAGCCGCAATACATCAAATTTTTCGAAAAAGGCATACTTCGCCGCATTATCAATGAGTCGGCAAAGCAGGAGGCCTCTATAGTAGAGGTGATCACCACTGCCTCGCAGATCCCAAACTTAGTAGGTAACGAGTACATAAAAGCCTTCAACCAGCTTAACGTAAAGCACGTAGATGTGCTGCACATTAAAAGCAGGGAAGACGCCTCAAGTCCTGAGTATTTAGACCGCATCAGCCGCGCAGATGTGGTGATGTTCAGCGGCGGCGATCAGCTGCGCCTAACTGCAATATTTGGCGGCACCCAGTTCCTGCAGATAGTAAAACGGCGCTATAACGAAGAAAACTTTGTTATAGCCGGGACTTCCGCAGGCGCTGCCGCGGCATCTACCCATATGATCTATCGCGGGCAGAGCAATGAAGCCCTGATAAAAGGCGAAGTGCAGATAACAGCAGGCCTGGGCTTTATTGATTCCGTTATTGTTGATACGCACTTTGTGCAGCGCGGCCGTATAGGCCGGTTGCTTTATGCAGTAGCCACCAATCCGGGGATATTAGGTATTGGCCTTGGAGAGGATGCCGGTTTGCTGATTACCGAAGGCAGCATGATGGAGGCCATTGGCAGCGGATTGATTATGCTGGTTGATGGCACGAATATGGTAGAGACTAACATTTATGATGTAGAGATAGGTGCGCCGGTTTCCATTGAGAACCTGAAGGTGCATGTAATGTCCATATTTGATAAGTACGACCTGATGCAACATCGCCTGCTCATAAAAAAGGCAATTAAAGTAGAGGAAGGCGAGTTTATAACTGCGCCTGATAATAACGACCTGCAATGA
- a CDS encoding STAS domain-containing protein, whose amino-acid sequence MPLDISKLLKKKQAVILERWMTNQMADNSMREDLMSNEDLRQESDELISALVKTINDNNINNPDSDDFDQVIEILGGISISRSRQGFSPRETGLFIISLKEALLQVLREEVKDLAQFVDLSLAISRLMDGFSIMTFETFIKGREEVILRQTDEITEISTPVIRVWDGILALPIIGTLDSARTQVVMESLLTEIVESSSSVAILDISGVPTVDSLVAQHLLKTVSATRLMGAECIISGIRPEIAQTIVHLGIDLSDIVTKASLASALQYAFRTMRLEVRKNAAKL is encoded by the coding sequence ATGCCTTTAGATATCTCTAAGCTTTTAAAAAAGAAACAAGCTGTTATACTGGAACGCTGGATGACTAACCAGATGGCCGACAATTCGATGCGTGAGGACCTTATGAGCAATGAGGATCTGCGCCAGGAGTCAGACGAGTTAATATCTGCACTTGTTAAAACTATCAACGATAATAATATCAACAACCCGGATTCTGATGATTTCGATCAGGTTATAGAGATATTGGGCGGAATTTCTATTTCCAGGTCCAGGCAAGGTTTTAGCCCTCGCGAGACAGGTTTGTTCATCATCAGTCTTAAAGAAGCCCTGTTGCAAGTACTTAGGGAAGAAGTTAAAGACCTTGCGCAATTTGTTGACCTTAGCCTGGCTATCTCGCGGCTGATGGATGGCTTTTCAATTATGACGTTTGAAACGTTCATAAAAGGCCGGGAAGAAGTTATCCTCCGCCAGACAGACGAGATCACCGAAATCTCCACCCCGGTGATACGTGTTTGGGACGGTATATTAGCCTTGCCTATAATAGGTACGCTGGACAGTGCCCGCACGCAGGTGGTGATGGAAAGCCTCCTTACCGAAATTGTAGAATCGAGCAGCAGTGTTGCTATATTAGATATTAGTGGTGTCCCTACAGTTGACTCGCTGGTGGCACAGCATCTTTTAAAAACAGTAAGTGCAACCCGCCTGATGGGTGCCGAATGTATAATAAGCGGTATACGGCCGGAAATTGCGCAAACCATTGTGCACCTGGGGATAGACCTGTCAGACATTGTTACCAAGGCAAGCCTGGCCAGCGCGTTGCAGTATGCTTTCAGGACAATGAGATTAGAGGTACGTAAAAACGCTGCAAAGCTGTAA
- a CDS encoding anti-sigma regulatory factor — MITATISLNKDTVIVQREQDVVLFRNRVKEYAVKIRMGLVNQTKLITAASELVRNMLRYGNGGQVLIEVVTRGRDNGIRLTFKDQGPGIADISMALKDGFSTGKSLGLGLPGAKRLVNEFDIKSELGKGTIVTILKWANG; from the coding sequence ATGATAACAGCGACGATCTCCCTGAATAAAGACACCGTTATTGTTCAGCGCGAACAGGACGTTGTGCTTTTTCGTAACCGGGTTAAGGAGTATGCAGTTAAAATTCGCATGGGCCTTGTCAATCAAACCAAACTTATTACTGCCGCCAGCGAACTGGTGCGCAATATGCTACGCTATGGCAATGGCGGGCAGGTGCTTATAGAGGTGGTTACAAGGGGGCGGGATAATGGTATACGTTTAACCTTTAAGGATCAGGGGCCGGGCATTGCAGATATTAGCATGGCTTTAAAAGACGGCTTTAGTACAGGAAAAAGCCTTGGCCTTGGCCTGCCCGGGGCTAAACGGCTGGTAAATGAATTTGATATTAAGAGCGAATTGGGTAAGGGTACAATAGTTACTATTTTAAAGTGGGCCAATGGTTGA
- a CDS encoding replication-associated recombination protein A: MNNLPPLAERMRPKSLDDYVGQKHLVGKGAVLRKAIESGSLPSMIFWGPPGVGKTTLAYIISQSLYRPFFSLSAINSGVKDVREVIEKASVLREQGEVLPILFIDEIHRFSKSQQDSLLGAVERGIVTLIGATTENPSFEVISALLSRCQVYILKHLEEQDLLDLLTKAALEDEVLKQRKINIKEHEALLRLSGGDARKLLNIFELLVNSFDKKSITLTNDVVLDHVQQNMALYDKTGEQHYDIISAFIKSMRGSDPNGAVYWLARMIAGGEDPIFIARRMLILASEDIGNANPNALLLAQSCFNAVQVIGMPESQLILSQTVIYLATSAKSNSATTAIGTAMSLVKQTGDLPVPLHLRNAPTKLMKNIGYGKNYQYAHNFEGNFVNQDFLPEAIRGTKIYEPGNNGRENESKERLKKLWGDRYKY; this comes from the coding sequence ATGAACAACCTGCCGCCATTAGCCGAACGCATGCGACCAAAATCGCTGGACGATTATGTGGGTCAAAAACACCTGGTAGGTAAAGGCGCCGTACTGCGTAAAGCTATTGAAAGCGGCTCGCTGCCTTCTATGATATTTTGGGGACCACCGGGAGTAGGCAAAACCACGTTAGCCTATATCATTTCTCAATCGCTTTATCGTCCGTTCTTTTCTTTAAGCGCCATCAATTCCGGGGTTAAAGATGTGCGTGAGGTAATTGAAAAAGCGTCGGTGTTAAGGGAGCAGGGCGAAGTGTTACCCATATTGTTTATTGATGAGATTCACCGCTTCTCCAAATCGCAGCAGGACTCGCTGCTGGGAGCGGTGGAGCGTGGCATAGTTACCCTTATTGGCGCTACTACCGAAAACCCGTCATTCGAGGTGATCTCCGCATTATTGTCGCGATGCCAGGTATACATCTTAAAGCATCTGGAAGAGCAGGACTTGCTGGATCTGCTGACAAAGGCTGCTTTGGAAGATGAGGTTTTAAAGCAAAGGAAGATCAACATCAAAGAGCATGAAGCACTGTTGCGGTTAAGCGGCGGTGATGCCAGAAAGCTGCTTAATATATTTGAGCTGCTGGTGAACTCGTTTGATAAGAAGAGCATCACGCTCACCAACGACGTGGTACTGGACCATGTGCAGCAGAACATGGCCCTTTATGACAAAACTGGCGAGCAGCATTACGACATCATATCCGCTTTCATTAAGTCAATGCGCGGCAGCGACCCAAATGGGGCCGTATACTGGCTGGCGCGAATGATAGCGGGCGGGGAGGACCCTATTTTTATAGCCCGCCGTATGCTTATACTCGCATCGGAAGATATAGGTAACGCCAACCCGAACGCCTTACTACTGGCCCAAAGCTGCTTTAACGCCGTACAGGTAATTGGCATGCCCGAGTCGCAGCTTATTCTCTCCCAAACCGTTATTTATCTGGCAACGTCCGCTAAAAGTAATTCGGCTACCACGGCTATAGGGACAGCCATGTCGCTGGTCAAGCAAACAGGAGACCTGCCCGTTCCGCTGCACTTACGCAATGCACCAACAAAACTAATGAAGAACATAGGCTATGGTAAAAATTACCAGTACGCCCACAACTTTGAAGGAAACTTTGTAAACCAGGACTTTTTGCCGGAAGCTATCCGCGGAACTAAAATTTATGAACCCGGTAACAACGGACGGGAAAATGAGTCAAAAGAACGTTTAAAGAAACTTTGGGGCGACCGTTATAAGTATTAG
- a CDS encoding DNA-3-methyladenine glycosylase family protein yields MPLQFNKDNYYSICDQLALADADFASVINKYGYPPMWSRANTFETLVHIILEQQVSLASALSALNKLRERIQEITPAQVLLLTDTEMRECYCSRQKTAYIRYLAEAIISGQIDLKAFEQMEDEAIRTQLCALKGIGNWTVDVYLMFVLQHTDILPLGDLAIVNAIKQLKALPKETTKEELLLIAEPWKPYRTVASMLLWHYYLSVPRSRKAAENKKAPVKEL; encoded by the coding sequence ATGCCTCTGCAGTTTAACAAAGATAATTATTACTCCATCTGCGATCAGCTTGCCCTTGCTGACGCCGACTTTGCTTCGGTGATAAACAAGTACGGTTATCCGCCGATGTGGAGCCGAGCAAACACCTTCGAAACGCTTGTGCATATTATCCTGGAGCAGCAGGTGTCATTGGCATCAGCGCTTTCTGCCCTTAATAAACTGCGCGAGCGGATACAGGAAATAACCCCGGCGCAGGTGCTGCTGCTAACCGATACAGAAATGCGCGAATGTTATTGCAGCAGGCAAAAAACCGCTTACATACGCTATTTAGCGGAAGCAATCATCAGCGGGCAAATTGACCTAAAAGCATTTGAGCAGATGGAAGATGAAGCCATACGTACACAATTGTGCGCGTTAAAGGGCATCGGCAACTGGACTGTTGACGTTTACCTGATGTTTGTATTGCAGCATACGGATATACTGCCCCTGGGCGACCTTGCTATTGTGAACGCAATTAAACAGCTTAAGGCGCTACCAAAGGAAACAACGAAGGAAGAACTGCTGCTGATTGCTGAACCGTGGAAGCCATACCGCACAGTAGCCAGTATGCTGTTATGGCATTATTATCTCTCCGTTCCGCGTAGCCGTAAAGCAGCTGAAAATAAAAAAGCTCCTGTAAAGGAGCTTTAA
- a CDS encoding isoaspartyl peptidase/L-asparaginase, whose protein sequence is MKLIIHGGFFSESQTNQEVKKAKQDALREIVELGHKYLETHTAAQTVVYTVHLLEDCDLFNAGTGSQIQSDGKIRLSASLMDGKTQKFSGVINIEDVRNPICIAEKLMGYEDRVLSGKGACDFARENGFDYYNPETPQRRKEYEKKLSDSIRLGTVGAVALDIYGDIAAATSTGGKGFEMPGRVSDSATTAGNYANAFAGISCTGVGEDIVSGSVATKIVTRVTDGMPLFAATDKTLDEMKPYDGFAGVIGISSTGDIYHADTHPYMVWALHDGEVEVFE, encoded by the coding sequence ATGAAACTCATCATACACGGCGGCTTCTTCAGCGAAAGCCAAACCAACCAGGAAGTAAAAAAAGCCAAGCAGGATGCCTTGCGCGAAATTGTAGAGCTTGGGCACAAGTACCTGGAAACACATACAGCGGCACAAACCGTAGTTTACACCGTACACCTGCTGGAAGATTGCGATCTGTTTAATGCCGGCACCGGTTCGCAGATACAAAGCGACGGCAAAATACGCCTGAGCGCTTCGCTAATGGACGGAAAGACACAAAAGTTTTCGGGGGTGATAAATATTGAGGATGTACGCAACCCTATTTGCATTGCCGAAAAGCTGATGGGCTACGAAGACCGTGTGCTTAGCGGTAAAGGCGCATGCGATTTCGCCCGCGAGAACGGGTTTGACTATTACAACCCCGAAACGCCTCAGCGCAGGAAGGAATATGAGAAAAAACTTAGTGACTCCATCCGCCTGGGCACTGTTGGCGCTGTAGCACTGGACATATATGGCGATATTGCCGCCGCAACCTCTACCGGTGGTAAAGGGTTTGAGATGCCCGGCCGCGTGAGTGACTCCGCAACTACCGCCGGCAACTACGCCAATGCGTTTGCTGGAATATCCTGCACTGGTGTGGGCGAAGACATTGTAAGCGGCAGCGTGGCTACAAAAATTGTTACCCGTGTTACCGACGGTATGCCGCTTTTTGCTGCGACAGATAAAACCCTTGACGAAATGAAACCATACGACGGCTTTGCAGGGGTGATAGGAATTAGCAGCACAGGCGATATTTATCATGCCGATACACACCCGTACATGGTTTGGGCCCTGCACGATGGCGAAGTAGAGGTTTTTGAATAG
- the cphA gene encoding cyanophycin synthetase, whose translation MKIENIQVLRGPNIWSISRKKLIQMRLDLQELEHRPTNEIDGFYERLKALLPSLYQHRCSPGVPGGFFERVIAGTWMGHVIEHIALEIQTLAGMDTGFGRTRETKTPGVYNVVFAYVEEKVGVFAAGSAVRIAEALIIGEEYDLEKDIQEMREIRENTRLGPSTGAIVEEAIARNIPWIRLNNQSLVQLGYGKNQVRFRATMTEKTSSIAVDIASNKDETKRLLQEQAIPVAKGMTISKVEQVVEAINKIGFPLVFKPLDGNHGRGISINIKTTEEAIAAYEHAARISRRVIVERFITGYDFRVLVIDNKMVAAALRDPAHVKGDGTHTIQELIDIENTDPRRGYGHENVLTLIDVDRDTLDLLDKKGYTLDTVPAAGEKVFVKSTANLSTGGTSVDVTDHVHPQNVFICERISKIIGLDICGIDIMAENLTEPLTENGGVILEVNAAPGFRMHIAPSEGLPRNVAGHVIDMLYPPGAPSRIPIIAITGTNGKTTTTRLIAHIVKNNGHRVGYTTSDGIYVQNTMMMKGDTTGPVSTEFILKDPTVDFAVLETARGGILRSGLGFSSCDIGVITNIQEDHLGLADIHNLDDLTRVKSVVLNSVKKDGWGVLNADNEYCVRAGKRADCNIAYFSRNENNPVIQAHCKKGGIACVCENGFITILKGDWKIRVQRTSLIPLTFGGTVPFMIDNAMAATLATFLWGFKTEDIKIALETFIPSAAQTPGRMNIFNFRDFRFMIDFAHNPDGYIGIREFLRHVDSPYKIGLIAGTGDRRDDDIRELGRLAATMFDHILLRQENHMRGRTRENILDLMIEGIKEVKADMSYEIIRGNNEDAVQAAIDRARPGAFITTLSDAVDNAIEIVQNFQEKDRDGNPLL comes from the coding sequence ATGAAAATAGAGAACATACAAGTACTGCGCGGCCCTAACATCTGGAGCATTTCCCGGAAGAAATTAATTCAAATGCGGCTTGACCTTCAGGAGCTGGAGCACAGGCCTACAAACGAAATTGATGGCTTTTACGAGCGCCTTAAAGCGCTGCTTCCCTCTCTGTACCAGCACCGCTGTTCGCCCGGCGTTCCGGGCGGCTTTTTTGAGCGTGTAATTGCCGGCACCTGGATGGGTCACGTTATAGAACATATAGCCCTGGAAATACAAACACTGGCAGGTATGGACACCGGGTTTGGCCGTACACGCGAAACCAAAACGCCCGGCGTATACAATGTAGTGTTTGCTTATGTAGAGGAGAAGGTGGGCGTATTTGCCGCCGGTTCTGCAGTACGCATAGCAGAAGCCCTTATAATTGGCGAAGAGTATGACCTGGAAAAAGATATACAGGAAATGCGCGAGATACGCGAGAACACCCGCCTGGGACCAAGCACCGGCGCTATCGTTGAAGAAGCTATTGCCCGCAACATACCCTGGATAAGATTGAACAACCAGAGCCTGGTGCAACTGGGTTACGGCAAAAACCAGGTACGTTTCCGAGCTACCATGACCGAGAAGACCAGTAGCATAGCCGTTGATATTGCCAGCAATAAAGACGAAACCAAACGGCTGCTGCAAGAGCAGGCCATTCCCGTTGCTAAAGGTATGACCATTAGCAAAGTGGAGCAGGTGGTAGAAGCAATAAATAAAATTGGTTTCCCGCTGGTGTTTAAGCCGTTGGACGGCAATCATGGCCGCGGCATCAGCATAAATATAAAAACTACCGAAGAGGCCATTGCGGCATACGAACACGCGGCCCGTATATCCCGTCGCGTTATTGTAGAACGTTTTATTACCGGTTACGACTTCCGTGTGCTGGTCATCGATAATAAAATGGTTGCTGCTGCCCTGCGCGACCCAGCCCACGTAAAAGGCGACGGTACCCATACCATACAGGAACTGATTGATATAGAGAACACCGACCCTCGTCGTGGCTACGGGCATGAGAATGTGCTCACGCTGATAGATGTAGACCGCGACACACTTGACCTGTTAGATAAAAAGGGGTATACCCTGGACACCGTACCTGCAGCAGGAGAGAAAGTGTTTGTAAAGTCGACCGCCAACCTAAGCACCGGCGGCACATCTGTCGATGTTACGGATCACGTGCATCCGCAGAATGTTTTCATTTGTGAACGTATCTCTAAAATTATAGGTTTAGATATTTGCGGCATAGACATAATGGCCGAAAACCTGACCGAGCCGCTAACCGAGAACGGAGGTGTAATATTAGAAGTGAACGCTGCACCCGGCTTCAGGATGCACATAGCACCAAGCGAAGGCTTGCCCCGCAACGTAGCCGGGCATGTTATAGACATGCTTTACCCTCCGGGTGCGCCGTCGCGCATACCTATTATTGCTATCACAGGCACAAACGGCAAAACAACCACTACGCGCCTTATAGCGCATATTGTAAAAAATAACGGACACCGGGTGGGCTACACCACGTCAGACGGTATTTATGTGCAAAATACCATGATGATGAAGGGCGATACAACAGGCCCGGTGAGCACCGAATTTATATTGAAAGATCCAACAGTAGACTTTGCTGTACTGGAGACAGCCCGTGGCGGTATCCTGCGGTCCGGACTGGGTTTCAGCAGTTGCGATATAGGTGTTATCACTAATATACAGGAAGACCACCTTGGCCTTGCGGACATACACAACCTGGACGACCTTACCCGGGTAAAAAGTGTGGTACTTAACTCCGTAAAGAAAGATGGCTGGGGGGTGCTGAATGCCGATAACGAGTACTGCGTACGTGCAGGTAAAAGGGCTGATTGTAACATTGCTTACTTCAGCCGAAATGAAAACAACCCCGTTATACAGGCACACTGTAAAAAAGGCGGCATAGCGTGCGTGTGCGAGAACGGCTTTATTACCATCCTTAAAGGCGACTGGAAGATCCGGGTACAACGTACCAGTCTTATCCCGCTAACATTTGGCGGAACGGTACCGTTCATGATAGACAACGCCATGGCTGCAACACTGGCTACCTTCCTGTGGGGCTTCAAAACAGAAGATATCAAGATTGCGCTGGAAACGTTTATCCCATCTGCTGCGCAAACGCCTGGAAGGATGAACATCTTTAACTTCCGCGACTTCCGTTTCATGATAGACTTTGCTCATAACCCCGACGGATACATTGGCATACGGGAGTTTTTACGCCATGTAGACTCTCCTTATAAAATTGGCTTGATTGCAGGTACCGGCGACCGCAGGGATGATGACATACGCGAACTTGGCCGCCTGGCTGCTACCATGTTCGACCACATACTGCTGCGCCAGGAAAACCATATGCGCGGCCGCACACGGGAGAACATACTGGACCTGATGATAGAAGGCATTAAAGAAGTAAAAGCGGATATGTCTTACGAGATCATACGAGGTAATAATGAAGACGCTGTACAGGCAGCTATCGATCGTGCCAGGCCGGGTGCTTTTATAACCACATTAAGCGACGCGGTAGATAACGCTATTGAAATAGTACAAAACTTCCAGGAGAAGGACAGGGATGGCAACCCATTGCTGTAA